In Pelagibaculum spongiae, the following proteins share a genomic window:
- a CDS encoding glutathione synthetase, producing the protein MKICFLMYPWQRISPETDTTLRLIHESAARGHTVAICTPGNLTMRESIVYGFCDVLVRGDKKLPEKSQVFYKNAQFKRSKLPMGGFDAIFMRANPPLEVMSLNFLDSVKQDTFIMNSLEGLRVANNKLYTASFSGAANRFVPATHVSKNRDYLERVLLDSDSERMILKPLNGFGGKGVIVLEKSAKKSFKSLLDFYIGDDPGNYVILQEYVEGAELGDIRVLMLNGQAIGAMRRIPAEDDVRSNIHAGGREVKHILTPEQLALCQAIGPKLVADGLHFVGLDLIGDKLIEVNVMSPGGITRINRLNRCKLQKQVMDFIEAQVVLRENEAADRAHKVHLKTTLRQVITDADAN; encoded by the coding sequence GTGAAAATTTGTTTTTTGATGTATCCCTGGCAGCGCATTTCACCAGAAACCGATACCACTTTACGGTTAATCCATGAATCAGCAGCACGCGGCCATACCGTCGCTATCTGCACGCCTGGCAACCTGACAATGCGCGAAAGTATTGTTTATGGTTTTTGCGATGTATTAGTTCGTGGCGATAAAAAACTGCCTGAAAAATCTCAAGTATTCTACAAGAATGCTCAGTTTAAACGCAGCAAACTACCCATGGGCGGCTTTGATGCAATCTTTATGCGCGCTAACCCGCCGTTAGAAGTGATGTCACTGAATTTTTTAGATTCAGTGAAGCAAGACACTTTTATCATGAACTCATTAGAAGGTTTGCGCGTTGCAAATAACAAACTCTATACCGCATCTTTCAGCGGAGCAGCAAATCGCTTTGTACCTGCAACTCATGTGTCTAAAAATCGTGACTATTTAGAGCGCGTATTACTAGATTCCGATAGCGAGCGTATGATTTTAAAACCATTAAATGGTTTTGGTGGAAAAGGCGTTATTGTTTTAGAAAAAAGCGCTAAAAAAAGCTTTAAATCCTTATTAGATTTTTATATCGGCGATGACCCAGGTAACTACGTTATTTTGCAAGAATATGTAGAAGGCGCAGAGCTAGGTGATATACGCGTTCTGATGCTAAATGGCCAAGCCATTGGTGCTATGCGAAGAATTCCTGCAGAGGACGATGTTCGCTCAAATATTCATGCTGGCGGCAGAGAAGTTAAACACATATTAACTCCCGAGCAACTAGCGCTATGCCAAGCAATTGGCCCAAAGTTAGTTGCCGATGGTTTGCACTTTGTTGGGTTAGATCTTATTGGCGATAAGCTTATTGAAGTGAATGTAATGAGCCCTGGCGGCATTACCAGAATTAACCGTTTGAATCGTTGTAAATTACAAAAGCAGGTAATGGACTTCATCGAAGCACAAGTTGTATTACGTGAAAATGAAGCAGCAGACCGAGCTCATAAGGTTCATTTAAAAACTACACTTCGCCAGGTTATTACCGATGCAGACGCAAACTAA
- the maoP gene encoding DUF413 domain-containing protein produces the protein MQTALSSQERLNKPDETDQQIVPGKRWNDHKNYPRGFDRSGDFTIQQAKLLETYGSTISQLVLGKRIAENAAEQRMLEVIAGHQAAETVLEKLWLLYLDCTKKRNMQMGLCTAIKDNSAQPRKQTASALSASSQLNQNDQDAANDDDIEVNDSNDDMQD, from the coding sequence ATGCAAACAGCACTCTCAAGTCAGGAAAGGCTGAATAAGCCTGATGAAACCGACCAGCAAATTGTTCCTGGCAAACGCTGGAATGATCATAAGAACTATCCTCGCGGCTTTGACCGCAGCGGTGACTTTACGATTCAACAAGCAAAACTTCTAGAAACTTACGGCAGCACGATTAGCCAACTGGTTCTAGGGAAAAGAATCGCTGAAAACGCTGCTGAACAACGAATGCTCGAAGTGATCGCTGGTCACCAAGCGGCTGAAACTGTGTTAGAAAAACTGTGGTTACTTTACCTCGACTGCACTAAAAAACGTAATATGCAAATGGGTTTGTGTACTGCAATTAAAGACAACTCAGCACAGCCTCGTAAACAAACAGCTTCTGCTCTTTCTGCATCAAGTCAACTAAATCAAAATGATCAAGATGCTGCAAATGACGATGATATTGAAGTCAATGACAGCAATGATGATATGCAAGATTAA